A portion of the Adhaeribacter radiodurans genome contains these proteins:
- a CDS encoding malectin domain-containing carbohydrate-binding protein, whose translation MLKIYSYLSVVANAGYLKWLVVSAICLFLNLPVRADELVYRINAGGSSTSSSVGTFAADKYYSPSPGYITSTTKAIANTNDDVMYRTQRGSNTNNGTFNYNLPVSNGQYRVKLFLAEIYWTKVGQRVFDVTAEKTKVLDNYDAVRRVGAFTATNETFTINVSDGTLNLYFSALASDGGVNRPQISGLEIVKVTTTSTDFTRITWGTAASQPYGTHEVHGETVNGKLYIFGGYDVTKSTFTPTKRAFCYDPKTNTWKAIADLPHTPKGTNFGGITHVGTATDGTNIFFAGGYPSNSTGTGQVFGTRQVWRYNVANNNYTALPNLPAELAAGQLKYLNGRLHYLGGANKSRADVSVHYTLDLNNLSAGWKTLASLPNATNHGGSVVYGGKIYYIGGAHGQNDATVAQKTVQIYNPATNSWTKGADMPTGRDHISSSVVVYNNRILVLGGQTSYNVSSALVSAYKPATNTWQELTPLPVKKSTGVAAVINGIIYYTGGIRSKINYKGVPVQTASSTSVAEVSEITDQNLSQQIVVYPNPIKTNAKFSVELHHFAQEEQVSVWLIDMLGQTLQSTSVVTNAQGDATVAFPLQATINPGMYIIKAQSPSGKAQTRIMKE comes from the coding sequence ATGCTTAAAATTTACTCTTACCTTTCAGTAGTTGCAAATGCTGGATATCTAAAATGGTTAGTTGTATCTGCTATTTGCTTGTTTCTTAACCTTCCGGTACGTGCTGATGAATTAGTTTACCGCATTAACGCTGGTGGCAGTAGTACCAGTAGTTCTGTAGGCACTTTCGCAGCCGACAAATATTACTCCCCGAGTCCGGGTTATATTACCTCCACCACCAAAGCTATTGCCAATACCAATGATGATGTAATGTACCGAACGCAGCGTGGCTCCAACACTAACAATGGTACTTTCAACTATAACTTGCCGGTGAGCAACGGACAATACCGGGTAAAACTTTTTTTAGCTGAAATATACTGGACCAAGGTAGGGCAACGGGTATTTGACGTAACGGCAGAAAAAACCAAGGTATTAGATAATTATGATGCTGTACGTAGAGTAGGCGCTTTTACTGCTACCAATGAAACTTTTACCATAAATGTTTCTGATGGTACATTAAACCTTTATTTCAGCGCATTGGCGAGCGATGGCGGCGTAAATCGCCCTCAAATTTCAGGACTCGAAATAGTAAAAGTTACCACTACAAGTACGGATTTTACTCGTATTACCTGGGGAACGGCGGCCAGTCAGCCTTATGGTACCCACGAAGTTCACGGCGAAACGGTTAATGGCAAACTGTATATTTTTGGAGGTTACGATGTTACTAAATCTACATTTACTCCTACTAAACGGGCTTTCTGCTATGATCCCAAAACCAATACCTGGAAAGCGATTGCCGATTTACCGCATACACCTAAAGGCACTAATTTTGGTGGTATTACCCACGTTGGTACGGCTACGGATGGTACTAATATCTTTTTTGCGGGTGGTTACCCATCTAATTCAACTGGTACCGGACAAGTTTTTGGCACCAGGCAAGTTTGGCGGTACAATGTAGCTAATAATAATTATACTGCTTTACCCAACTTACCCGCCGAATTAGCGGCCGGGCAATTAAAATACCTGAATGGCAGACTTCATTATTTGGGAGGAGCCAACAAATCCCGGGCCGATGTATCGGTGCATTATACGTTAGATTTGAACAATCTTTCGGCCGGTTGGAAAACACTAGCCTCTTTACCCAATGCTACTAACCATGGGGGTTCCGTTGTATACGGAGGTAAAATTTATTACATCGGGGGAGCCCATGGTCAAAATGATGCAACGGTAGCCCAGAAAACCGTTCAGATCTATAATCCTGCTACCAACTCCTGGACGAAAGGAGCAGATATGCCAACTGGCCGGGATCATATTTCATCGTCGGTGGTAGTTTATAATAACCGGATTTTAGTATTAGGCGGACAGACTTCTTACAATGTAAGCAGCGCTTTAGTGTCGGCTTATAAGCCGGCAACTAATACTTGGCAGGAGTTAACTCCCTTACCGGTTAAAAAGTCTACGGGGGTTGCGGCTGTAATAAATGGCATTATTTACTACACCGGTGGTATTCGATCTAAGATAAACTATAAAGGCGTGCCGGTTCAAACCGCTTCCAGTACCTCCGTTGCCGAAGTATCTGAAATCACTGACCAGAATTTATCCCAGCAAATAGTAGTTTACCCGAATCCCATTAAAACGAACGCTAAATTTTCAGTAGAACTACATCATTTTGCCCAGGAAGAACAGGTTTCCGTTTGGTTAATTGATATGCTAGGCCAAACTCTTCAATCTACCTCGGTTGTTACTAACGCCCAAGGGGACGCTACCGTAGCATTTCCATTACAAGCAACCATAAACCCAGGTATGTATATTATAAAAGCTCAATCTCCGTCTGGTAAAGCGCAAACCAGAATAATGAAAGAATAA
- a CDS encoding LutC/YkgG family protein, protein MAMGSREKILEAVKRNQPENTPLPTVPFFEPPFTDSVRKFSEVVQAIGGEVHQVSSYAEINTILKKEFGTKTIFSSAKELAELVQTGLDYKNAHAFADLELAVVEANLAVAENGAVWVTEDLIQERALPFIAQHLALIIPAETIVPTMHEAYGKIGTLDYGFATFIAGPSKTADIEQSLVLGAHGPKSLLVFLIRPL, encoded by the coding sequence ATGGCCATGGGTAGCCGCGAAAAAATATTAGAAGCCGTTAAAAGAAATCAACCCGAAAATACCCCTTTACCAACAGTTCCGTTTTTTGAACCTCCTTTTACCGACTCGGTTCGAAAATTTAGCGAAGTGGTACAAGCAATAGGGGGCGAGGTACACCAGGTAAGTTCGTACGCTGAAATAAATACAATATTAAAAAAAGAGTTTGGAACGAAGACCATATTCTCTTCGGCCAAAGAATTAGCTGAGTTGGTACAAACAGGTTTAGATTACAAGAACGCCCACGCTTTTGCCGATCTGGAGTTAGCCGTAGTAGAAGCTAATTTAGCCGTTGCCGAAAATGGGGCTGTTTGGGTAACCGAAGATTTAATACAAGAACGAGCTTTACCGTTTATTGCCCAGCACTTAGCCTTGATTATACCTGCCGAAACCATTGTACCTACCATGCACGAAGCGTACGGTAAAATTGGTACCCTGGACTACGGATTTGCTACCTTTATTGCTGGTCCCTCTAAAACTGCCGATATTGAGCAATCCTTAGTATTAGGGGCCCATGGCCCTAAAAGTCTATTGGTTTTTCTAATTAGGCCTTTATAG
- a CDS encoding efflux RND transporter permease subunit: MNLIRSALRNPISILVIVIGLSFFGINAVRKIKVDIFPDLNLPVIYISHPYGGYTPTQMEAFFGKQYVNLLLYVSGVKNIETRNIQGLTLIKLTFYQGTNMAQAAAEVTAFTNRAQAIFPPGSQPPFILRFDASTLPIGQLVLSSPTRSNNELMDMANVYIRSSFTSIPGLVAPAPFGGNVRTVVIKVDPELLRAHQLTPDQVVEALRINNQTTPAGNVRIGDYNYYTPANTIIKNIKDFGAIPLFRGSVQNVYLRDVATVEDAADITSGYALVNGKRSIYLPITKSADASTWEVVQNLKKAIPRFQSLLPEDVKLSYEFDQSVYVINAVKSLITEGAIGAVLTGLMVLLFLGDRRGALIVVLTIPASIISGVLFLHLFGQTINIMTLSGLALAIGILVDESTVTIENIHQHLDMGKPKALAIWDACKEIAFPKLLILLCILAVFAPAFTMTGIPGALFLPLAMAIAFSMITSYFLAQTFVPIMANWLMKGPHHTSANDGHVLTDEEEFLALGYTAADEHDTWGQKQKLLEKQRTNKSVKLSRFDKFRNRFLRFIDRLFPHRKLVVLLYGVLTCGIVVLLFGTIGRDVLPKVNGGQFQVRLRAADGTRFERTEDKTVQALRILEELVGKHNIAVTSAFVGQHPGQFSTSPIYLFMSGPQEAVLQVALKEDYKEDLDALKERFRKKVKATMPEIRVSFEPIELTDKILSQGSPTPIEVRITGKDKKLNEEYARKVINKLNQIAYLRDVQLAQPTKYPTLNISIDRTRAAQLGITVSDISRSLIASTSSSRFTEKNVWIDPKSNQSYSVQVQIPENQMSSVNDIKEIPVLSNQPRPLLGDVADIQPGTTYGENDNLGAIPFLSVTANLNEKDLGTATTDVATALQSIGELPRGLTIQTKGLSEVLSDTLDSLQTGLLTAIVVIFLMLAANFQSFKVSFVVLSTIPAVLLGALILLILTGSTLNLQSYMGIIMSVGVSIANSVLLITNAEQLRRHNGNALYSARESAALRLRPILMTSVAMVVGMIPMASGLGEGGDQVAPLGRAVIGGLIASTFAALIILPLVFSWVQGKASTASVSLDPEDEESIHYIPELKTLPVIERV, translated from the coding sequence ATGAATTTAATCAGAAGCGCCCTTCGAAATCCTATATCTATTTTAGTAATTGTAATAGGCTTATCCTTTTTTGGAATTAACGCCGTTCGTAAAATCAAGGTAGATATTTTCCCGGATTTGAATTTGCCGGTTATTTATATATCCCATCCTTACGGAGGTTACACGCCTACCCAGATGGAAGCTTTTTTTGGTAAGCAATACGTTAATTTGTTGTTGTATGTATCGGGAGTTAAAAATATTGAAACCCGGAATATTCAGGGATTAACCTTAATTAAACTTACTTTTTACCAGGGCACGAATATGGCGCAGGCCGCCGCCGAGGTAACAGCTTTTACAAACCGGGCGCAAGCTATTTTCCCACCTGGCTCGCAACCGCCCTTTATTTTACGCTTTGATGCTTCAACTTTACCCATTGGTCAATTAGTGTTGAGCAGCCCCACCCGGTCCAATAACGAATTAATGGACATGGCAAACGTGTATATTCGTTCTTCTTTTACCTCCATACCGGGTTTAGTGGCACCAGCGCCTTTTGGCGGTAACGTACGTACCGTAGTCATTAAAGTAGATCCGGAACTGTTAAGAGCCCATCAGCTTACCCCCGATCAGGTTGTAGAGGCCTTGCGCATAAATAACCAAACCACCCCCGCCGGAAACGTACGAATCGGCGATTATAATTATTATACTCCGGCCAATACCATTATCAAGAACATAAAAGACTTTGGCGCTATTCCGCTTTTCCGGGGGAGTGTGCAAAACGTGTATTTGCGCGATGTGGCTACCGTAGAAGATGCGGCAGATATCACCAGTGGTTACGCCCTTGTAAATGGGAAACGCTCTATCTACCTGCCCATTACTAAATCAGCGGATGCATCAACTTGGGAAGTAGTCCAAAACTTAAAAAAGGCGATACCACGTTTTCAAAGTTTGTTGCCCGAAGATGTAAAATTATCCTATGAATTTGACCAATCGGTTTATGTTATAAACGCGGTTAAAAGTTTAATTACCGAAGGTGCTATTGGAGCGGTATTAACGGGTTTAATGGTATTGTTGTTTTTAGGCGACCGACGCGGGGCTTTGATTGTGGTATTAACCATTCCTGCCTCTATTATTTCGGGGGTTTTATTTTTGCATTTGTTTGGTCAAACGATCAACATTATGACGTTGAGCGGCCTGGCCCTGGCAATTGGAATTTTGGTAGATGAATCCACGGTTACCATTGAAAATATTCACCAGCACTTAGACATGGGTAAACCCAAAGCATTGGCCATTTGGGATGCCTGTAAAGAAATTGCGTTTCCTAAACTGCTTATTTTACTTTGCATTTTGGCGGTATTTGCCCCGGCTTTTACTATGACCGGTATACCCGGCGCTTTATTTTTGCCGTTGGCGATGGCCATTGCTTTTTCCATGATTACGTCTTATTTTCTGGCGCAAACCTTTGTGCCGATTATGGCTAATTGGTTAATGAAAGGACCTCACCATACCTCCGCCAATGACGGGCATGTATTAACCGATGAAGAAGAATTTTTAGCCTTGGGTTATACGGCAGCAGATGAACACGATACCTGGGGCCAGAAACAAAAATTACTGGAAAAACAACGAACTAATAAAAGTGTAAAACTAAGCCGCTTCGACAAATTCCGGAACCGTTTCCTGCGCTTTATAGATCGACTTTTTCCGCACCGGAAATTGGTTGTGCTGCTGTACGGTGTTTTAACTTGCGGAATTGTTGTTTTACTATTCGGAACTATTGGGCGCGATGTTTTGCCTAAAGTAAACGGCGGTCAGTTTCAGGTACGTTTGCGGGCAGCAGATGGTACCCGCTTTGAAAGAACCGAAGACAAGACTGTGCAAGCTTTACGCATTTTGGAGGAACTGGTAGGAAAGCATAACATAGCCGTAACTTCGGCGTTTGTGGGGCAGCATCCGGGTCAATTTTCTACCAGCCCCATTTACTTATTTATGAGTGGCCCGCAGGAAGCCGTGTTGCAGGTAGCTCTAAAAGAAGACTATAAAGAAGATTTAGATGCATTAAAAGAACGTTTCCGCAAAAAGGTAAAGGCAACAATGCCTGAAATCAGGGTTTCCTTTGAACCCATTGAGTTAACCGACAAAATCCTGAGCCAGGGCTCCCCTACCCCGATTGAAGTACGAATTACCGGCAAAGACAAAAAGCTTAATGAAGAGTACGCCCGTAAAGTAATTAATAAATTAAACCAGATTGCCTACTTGCGGGATGTTCAGTTAGCCCAGCCAACCAAATATCCAACCTTAAACATTTCTATTGACCGGACCCGGGCCGCTCAATTAGGAATTACCGTATCGGATATTTCCCGCTCGTTAATTGCTTCTACTTCGTCGTCTAGGTTTACCGAGAAAAACGTATGGATCGATCCTAAAAGTAACCAAAGCTACAGCGTGCAGGTGCAGATACCCGAAAATCAAATGAGCAGCGTGAATGACATTAAAGAAATTCCGGTACTGAGCAATCAACCACGGCCATTATTAGGAGATGTAGCCGATATACAGCCGGGTACTACGTACGGCGAAAACGACAATTTAGGCGCTATTCCCTTTTTGTCTGTTACGGCCAACTTAAACGAAAAAGACCTGGGGACGGCCACCACCGATGTAGCCACGGCTCTCCAATCCATCGGGGAACTGCCCCGGGGACTGACTATTCAAACTAAAGGGTTAAGTGAAGTTTTATCCGATACTTTAGACAGTCTGCAAACCGGATTGCTGACGGCTATAGTGGTAATTTTCTTAATGCTGGCAGCTAATTTTCAATCCTTCAAAGTTTCCTTTGTTGTTTTATCCACCATTCCGGCTGTATTGTTGGGAGCCTTAATTCTTTTAATTCTTACCGGTTCTACCCTTAATCTGCAGTCGTACATGGGTATTATTATGTCGGTGGGGGTTTCTATTGCCAACTCGGTTTTATTAATTACCAACGCCGAACAGTTGCGGCGGCATAACGGCAATGCCTTATACAGCGCCAGAGAATCGGCCGCTCTGCGGTTACGCCCTATTTTAATGACCAGTGTGGCCATGGTGGTAGGAATGATACCGATGGCATCTGGTTTGGGGGAAGGCGGCGACCAGGTTGCTCCTTTAGGCCGAGCCGTGATTGGAGGATTAATTGCCTCAACTTTTGCTGCTTTAATTATTTTGCCGCTCGTATTTTCCTGGGTACAAGGCAAAGCTTCTACTGCCTCCGTATCGCTTGATCCGGAAGATGAAGAAAGTATACATTACATTCCTGAATTAAAAACATTGCCTGTTATTGAGCGGGTTTGA
- a CDS encoding SemiSWEET transporter, which yields MIQILGLVAGACTSLAAVPQLVKTWKTKEVGDVSTKMFLLYVVGMSLWLTYGIIKSDLPIIITNAIALSFHGMMLYFKMKYRNKDETVPASAQ from the coding sequence ATGATTCAAATATTAGGATTAGTTGCGGGAGCTTGTACCTCGCTGGCAGCCGTACCCCAATTAGTTAAAACCTGGAAAACAAAAGAGGTGGGAGATGTTTCTACGAAAATGTTCCTGCTTTACGTAGTAGGCATGAGTTTGTGGCTCACCTATGGTATTATTAAGTCGGATTTACCTATTATTATTACTAACGCTATTGCCTTATCTTTTCACGGAATGATGCTTTATTTTAAAATGAAATATAGAAATAAAGATGAAACGGTTCCGGCATCAGCGCAGTAA
- a CDS encoding Nif3-like dinuclear metal center hexameric protein, protein MKKNNYGTRTGRRKFLTFVSKLAGTSLVLALPGVSLAEKGNPTQTASSVKQIIDIILKEMPNAPLATTVDQLRSGSMDQEVTGIVTTMFPTLEVIQKTIKAGANFIIAHETPFYNNQDEVDWLQQDDAYKYKVDLLNKHKIAIWRFHDYWHGHKPDGIIMGNLIKLGWEKYYDANNPRILTLPKPMTIKNIAALVKNKLGISSVRVVGNLTQNCSTIYLAFGYMDSKRQIAAIQEYKPDLILSGETREWETVERVRDGLLMGQKTSLLVLSHAVSEEAGMEYAAKWLQPKIAGIKITHIASKSPFVFL, encoded by the coding sequence ATGAAGAAAAATAATTATGGTACCCGTACGGGAAGAAGAAAATTTTTAACTTTCGTCTCTAAATTAGCAGGTACCTCTCTGGTATTGGCCTTGCCGGGCGTAAGTCTGGCCGAAAAGGGGAATCCAACACAAACAGCATCTTCGGTAAAACAAATTATTGATATAATTTTAAAAGAGATGCCCAATGCTCCTCTGGCTACAACCGTAGACCAATTAAGATCGGGCAGTATGGATCAGGAAGTTACCGGAATTGTGACCACCATGTTCCCGACTTTGGAAGTTATTCAGAAAACGATTAAAGCAGGGGCTAATTTTATTATAGCGCACGAAACTCCTTTTTACAATAACCAGGACGAAGTGGATTGGCTACAACAAGACGATGCTTATAAATACAAAGTAGATTTACTAAATAAACACAAAATTGCTATTTGGCGCTTCCATGATTACTGGCACGGGCATAAACCCGATGGCATTATTATGGGCAACTTAATTAAGTTGGGTTGGGAAAAATACTATGATGCAAACAATCCCAGAATACTAACTTTACCTAAACCCATGACCATTAAAAACATTGCGGCCTTAGTCAAAAATAAATTAGGCATATCTTCTGTTCGGGTGGTAGGTAATTTAACCCAGAATTGCAGTACTATTTACCTGGCATTTGGGTATATGGATAGCAAAAGACAAATAGCAGCCATTCAGGAATACAAGCCTGATTTAATTTTAAGCGGTGAAACCCGAGAATGGGAAACGGTAGAACGAGTAAGAGATGGTTTACTGATGGGGCAGAAAACATCGTTACTGGTGCTGAGCCACGCCGTTAGCGAAGAAGCCGGAATGGAGTACGCGGCAAAGTGGTTGCAGCCTAAAATTGCGGGCATCAAAATTACGCATATTGCTTCTAAGAGCCCTTTTGTATTTTTATAA
- a CDS encoding efflux RND transporter periplasmic adaptor subunit, with the protein MNWYSNHLSRLSFVVVQSFLVTGLLAGCQKKETTSENNTDTQTNITKTPVTEVFSLQRGRLSSSLQIPGELIAYQQVDLYAKESSFVKKLFVDVGSEVKTGQLLVTMEAPELGSQLAGAQSNIKSREAIYLASKANYDRLHVTSQTPGTISPNDLEQAAARKNSDLAQLEAARAAYKQIAQTQNYLQIRAPFSGVITTRNVNPGAYVGPSDKGSEVPLFTLQEQQKLRLVISVPESYTGYLKQNNEVSFTVKSQPNQEFKAKIKRMAGAIDSRFRSERIEMDVINRDKKLLPGMVAEVNLPLPAQDSTFMVPKSAVVNSTESIFVIRVANNKAERVDVRTGRENEGTVEIYGDLKPGDQLLKMASDEIRNGSALQNIKTASL; encoded by the coding sequence ATGAATTGGTATTCTAATCATTTATCCCGTTTAAGTTTTGTTGTAGTTCAGAGTTTTTTAGTAACTGGTTTGCTGGCCGGTTGCCAAAAAAAAGAAACCACTTCGGAAAATAATACCGATACCCAAACAAATATTACTAAAACTCCGGTAACGGAAGTTTTCTCCCTGCAAAGGGGCCGCTTGTCTTCGTCTTTGCAAATTCCGGGTGAGCTGATAGCCTACCAACAGGTAGACTTGTACGCCAAGGAAAGCAGTTTTGTCAAAAAGCTTTTTGTGGATGTGGGTTCGGAAGTAAAGACAGGCCAACTCCTGGTTACCATGGAAGCGCCCGAACTAGGTTCTCAATTAGCCGGAGCGCAATCGAATATTAAGTCACGGGAAGCGATTTACCTGGCCAGCAAAGCTAATTACGACCGTTTACACGTTACCAGTCAAACCCCCGGTACTATTTCACCGAACGATCTGGAACAGGCTGCCGCTCGCAAAAACTCGGATTTAGCTCAATTAGAAGCAGCCAGAGCGGCTTACAAGCAAATTGCGCAAACCCAGAACTATTTACAAATACGGGCACCCTTTAGCGGGGTAATTACCACCCGGAACGTAAATCCGGGTGCGTATGTGGGACCTTCGGATAAAGGATCGGAAGTACCCTTATTCACGTTGCAGGAACAGCAAAAACTACGTTTAGTAATTTCGGTGCCGGAGTCGTACACCGGTTATCTGAAGCAAAATAATGAAGTAAGCTTTACCGTAAAATCACAACCAAATCAGGAGTTTAAAGCAAAAATCAAGCGGATGGCCGGGGCTATTGATAGTCGGTTTCGTTCGGAACGGATTGAAATGGATGTGATTAACCGGGATAAAAAATTATTACCGGGCATGGTGGCCGAAGTGAACCTGCCTTTACCGGCGCAAGACAGTACGTTTATGGTGCCTAAATCGGCGGTGGTTAACTCTACCGAAAGCATTTTTGTAATACGCGTAGCAAATAATAAAGCCGAACGGGTAGATGTAAGAACCGGCAGAGAAAATGAAGGTACCGTAGAAATTTATGGCGATTTAAAACCCGGCGATCAATTACTAAAAATGGCATCGGATGAAATAAGAAATGGCAGTGCCCTGCAAAATATAAAAACAGCCTCGCTTTAA
- a CDS encoding TolC family protein → MHKHYLVYLFLFLLVGFRANSQRLTLPEAIQTAVTHYGTIQAKTNYLKASQASVKVSSFDYLPNVSLAAQQAYGTVNGQFGPLIASGGLNAASGGPPFPSQNWNAAFGALYLANVNWDFFTFGRVHERIRVAQEQVQRESNDLQQEIFQHQVRVAGAYLNLLAAQRLMLSQQKNLVRATALKNVVVVRAKNGLNPGVDSSLANAEVSSAKIALTNALDYEQEQANQLGRLMGLPQQSFLLDTLFVNQIPASLNASAPAIEEHPILKFYQSRIRVSQEQEKYLDRFKYPVFSVSGVMQSRASGFETTYNELHPDAYTPNYWNGIRPTRSNYLIGVGVTWNIISPLRVRQQVTAQAWTSRALQNELEVVNQQIQAQQALAEQKIVNALNNTREAPVQLKAAQDAYLQKSVLYKNGLTTIVDITQALYTLNRAETDRDISNNNVWQALLLKAAANGDINLFLNQF, encoded by the coding sequence ATGCACAAACATTACTTGGTTTATCTTTTTTTGTTTTTATTGGTGGGGTTTCGGGCAAATAGCCAGCGGTTAACGTTACCGGAGGCAATCCAAACCGCCGTAACTCATTACGGTACCATTCAGGCTAAAACCAATTACTTAAAAGCTTCTCAGGCTTCGGTTAAAGTTAGTTCATTCGATTATTTACCCAATGTAAGCTTAGCCGCGCAGCAGGCTTACGGTACGGTAAATGGTCAGTTTGGGCCTTTAATAGCTAGTGGCGGCTTAAATGCTGCTTCTGGCGGTCCTCCTTTTCCAAGCCAAAACTGGAATGCTGCTTTTGGCGCTTTATATCTGGCCAACGTAAACTGGGATTTTTTTACTTTTGGTCGGGTACACGAAAGAATTCGAGTAGCGCAGGAGCAAGTACAGCGCGAATCGAATGATCTGCAACAGGAGATTTTTCAGCACCAGGTACGGGTAGCCGGCGCTTATTTAAATTTATTGGCTGCTCAACGGTTAATGTTATCGCAACAAAAAAACCTGGTACGAGCCACTGCCCTGAAAAACGTAGTGGTGGTACGGGCCAAAAACGGCTTAAATCCCGGAGTAGATTCTTCGTTGGCGAATGCGGAAGTGTCCAGCGCTAAAATAGCCCTCACCAATGCTCTTGATTACGAGCAGGAACAAGCCAACCAACTAGGCCGCTTAATGGGCCTGCCTCAGCAAAGTTTTTTACTCGATACGCTTTTTGTTAACCAGATTCCGGCTTCCTTAAACGCTTCTGCTCCGGCTATTGAAGAACATCCCATTTTAAAGTTTTACCAGAGCCGGATCCGGGTAAGTCAGGAGCAGGAAAAATATTTAGATCGGTTTAAATATCCGGTTTTTTCTGTTAGCGGGGTAATGCAGAGCAGGGCGTCGGGTTTTGAAACTACGTATAATGAGCTTCATCCGGACGCTTACACTCCAAATTATTGGAATGGTATCCGGCCAACCCGCAGTAATTACCTGATCGGTGTAGGAGTAACCTGGAATATAATCAGCCCTTTACGGGTGCGGCAACAAGTTACTGCCCAAGCCTGGACATCGCGCGCGTTGCAAAACGAATTAGAGGTGGTTAACCAACAAATTCAGGCGCAGCAAGCACTGGCCGAACAAAAAATAGTAAATGCCCTTAATAATACCCGCGAAGCGCCGGTGCAATTAAAAGCCGCCCAAGATGCCTATCTGCAAAAATCGGTATTGTACAAAAATGGTCTTACTACTATTGTTGATATTACCCAAGCATTGTACACACTTAACCGGGCAGAAACTGACCGGGATATTTCTAATAACAATGTATGGCAGGCCTTATTGTTAAAAGCAGCGGCCAACGGGGATATAAACTTGTTTTTAAATCAATTTTAG
- a CDS encoding DoxX family protein, producing MNAAQDLHSSPHLNSASNPLWMDGLRIVLGLFLFAKGLMFLEHNSDVFYVFSNSQNLVSMEKATLFTSVVHIIGGLMIAVGCLTRFSLLCQFPILLGAMLIVNPQRGVHLGNTELWLSILVTGLLLFFMIVGPGRYSVDNKILRPRQPELEE from the coding sequence ATGAACGCAGCTCAAGATCTCCATTCTTCTCCCCATTTAAACAGCGCGAGTAATCCTTTATGGATGGATGGCTTACGCATTGTACTCGGGCTATTTTTATTTGCAAAAGGCCTGATGTTTTTAGAACATAATAGCGATGTGTTCTATGTATTCAGCAATAGTCAGAATTTAGTGTCAATGGAAAAAGCCACGCTGTTTACTAGCGTAGTTCATATTATCGGCGGTTTGATGATTGCGGTTGGGTGTTTAACCCGTTTCTCGCTGCTTTGTCAGTTCCCCATTCTGCTGGGTGCCATGCTGATTGTGAATCCCCAACGGGGTGTTCATTTAGGTAACACCGAACTTTGGCTCTCTATTCTGGTGACGGGATTATTGTTATTTTTTATGATTGTAGGACCTGGCCGTTATTCCGTGGATAATAAGATTCTACGTCCAAGGCAGCCTGAATTGGAAGAATAA